The genomic segment AGGCAATTGTGCGGCACAAAGACCGAGGCGTTATCCCTGCAGGTTGGTCGCGCTGGGCAGAAGAGGTCTTGCAGCCCAAAGTCGATTGGAAAAAGTTGCTCAAGCGGAAAGTGCGGGGCGCTATCACCATCGGGATAGGGCAACGGATAGACTACTCGCTTGCCCGCCCTCATCGGCGGGCAGAAACTTACGAACCGGTGCTGCCTCCGTCGCTGCAGGGTGATTTTGTCCCGCGCGTTGTCTGTGTCGTAGACACTTCGGGGTCCATCGGCGAACGAGAGTTAGCCCAAGCGTTGGCGGAAGTTCGGCAAGTGTTGGAGACCCTTCGCACGCCTGTCGTCGTGCTACCTTGTGATGCCGTGCCTTATGAACCCGTCAAAGTTCTCACTGCCTCGCAACTTTTGCGACTGCACTTGAGAGGTGGCGGCGGGACGGACATGGTGGCAGGGATTGAAGCGGCACTGCGGTTAAAACCTACGCCCGATGCCGTGATCGTTTTGACGGACGGATACACACCGTTCCCAAACCAACGATACCAAGTGCCCGTCATCTTCGGTATCTTTGCCCCAAACGGAAGCAGCGCAGCGCCGAAGCCTCCGATGCCACCTTGGCGGGAAAGCGATGTCGTTGTCATACCGTTGACAAACCCTTAGATCGCTGCGCCTCACCGTTTCTGCGCTGTTGATGCGATAAAGCCCCTCAAGGCGAAAGCGCTGCTGCTTGGGGCGTTAAACGCTCCCGATTCTCAGCGAAGAGCATTGAACGCTTTCACGGTTTTCAAAGTTTCATGCGGTCGCTTTGCCCCGCTCGTTAGCGGACAGTTTTAACGCCACGGCGGCAAAAGCGTCGCAAACTTTTGGCGGTGGTGGCAAATGGCGGTGCGCGTGTTTGATGCCCACACTGATGCGTTGACGCATCGGAGCGATATAGAGGCGCTGACCCAACGGTTGAGCGACGGGCATTGGGATTTAGTGCGGTTCCGGGAGGGCGGCGGCAAGTGGCAAATCGCCGCCATTTTCACACCGCCCAAGTTCACCGGCGTAGAAGCGCTGGCATACGCGCTCCATCACTTGGAGCGGGCGTGGGAATGGGTGGAACGCCACCGCGATAAGGTGCGGTTGATTTTACGGCGTCGCGATTTAAACGACGACGGGCGCGTCGGTATCTTGCTGGCGTTGGAAGGTGCGTCGCCGCTGATGGGGCGTGAGGAGATGTTGCGCTTGTTCTTTCGGCTGGGCGTTCGCTGCCTAACGCTGACTTGGAACCACCGCAACGAATTGGCGGACGGCGTGGGGGTCGGCGACGCCGCAGGCGGGTTGACGGAAGCAGGCAAAACAATCGTCGCCGCTTGCGAACGGTTGGGCATCGCCATTGATGTCTCTCACCTTTCCGAACGGAGTTTTTGGGCGCTGATGGAAGTCGTTCGTAAACCCGTCTTTGCGTCCCACTCCAACTTTCGCACCGTTTGCGACCACCCGCGCAACCTGACCGATGCGCAAGCGAGAGCCATCGCTGCCAAAGGCGGAATCGTCTGCTTGACTTTTGTGCCCGCGTTTGTCGGCGGCGATATGGCGATGCTGGTGCGTCATTACGCGCACGGCGCGCAACTCATCGGTGCCCACGCGTTGGGCATCGGTTCGGACTTTGACGGCTGCACGGACCCTGTCGTCCCCGATGCCGCTGCGTTTCCGCGGTTGGTAGATGCGTTGCGCCAGGAAGGGGTCGCCCCCAAAGCGGTGCGGGCGTTGATGCACGGCAATTTGCTGCGCTACTTCCGCCGCATTTTGCCGCCTTGACGCCAGCGGCTGCCCGGCGGTGTGGCAAACTGATGATGCGGAGGTGGGAAAGGATGGCTGCCGAACGCCAGCAGAGCGGATGGGACGAACTGCGGACGGCGGTGCAAGTGATGTTTTCGCAACCGCTGCTAGCGGTCATGATGTTCCTGCAATACGCCATCTGGGGAGCGTGGGAGCCACCTTTGTCGGGCTACTTGGAGAAGAAGTTGGGCTTTACAGGGTTTGGGTTGGCGCTGGTTTACAACGCATTGCCGCTGATGAACCTGTTGGCGCCCTTGACGGCAGGACAAATCGCTGACCGCCTTCTGCCCGCTCAAGTGGCGCTGGGCATTTTCCATTTGGCGGGGGGCGTTTTGCTCTTCGTCCTGTCCACACAAAAGGCGTTGGAGCCGATGGTCGTGTTCATGCTGTTGTTTGCCCTGTGCTACGCACCGACTTTGGCGCTCACCAACTCCATCGCCTTCCACCATTTGCGGGACCCGCAACGGCAATTTGGTCCCATCCGCGTTTGGGGCACCATCGGCTGGATCGTGGCAGGGTGGGCATTGAGCCTGTTGCGCAGGTCTTTCGGTTCGGAAAATTGGGCGGTCATTGATGTCTTCGTTTTGGCGGGTCTCTTTTCCATCTTGATGGGGATAGTGTCCTTTGCCCTGCCCCATACGCCACCGGCAAGAGAAGCCCAAGACCCGTTGGCGTTCCGTGAAGCGCTTGTCCTGTTGAAGGACCGCAATTACCTGATTTTTTTCGTCATCGCCTTTGTTGTCGCCACAGAGTTGCGGCTTTACTACATGCTGACCTTTCCCTTCCTGCAAACGGCAGGACAAGTCGTCGGTATCACTTCGGAAAACTTGCCGGCGTGGATGACCATTGCGCAAATCGCTGAGATTTTCACGATCACCTTTTTGCTGCCGTATGCGTTGCCCCGTTGGGGCGTTCGCAACGCCTTGTTGGTGGGCATCGTAGCGTGGCCTATACGCTACTTCATCTTCGCCTTGACTTGGGCGCACTACCAAACGACCCCGTGGCTCGTTTGGGTTTCGGTCGCCTCGTTAGCCTTGCACGGTTTTTGCTATGTCTTCTTTTTCGTTGTGGCGTTCATCTACACCGACATGGTGGCGCCCAAAGACATTCGGTCGTCGGCACAAGCGCTCATCAATGTCGCCGTGTTGGGGCTGGGCTTGCTGATCGGCGGCTTCTTTGCGGGATGGCTGCGGGACTACTTCACCGCTGGGGGCGAGACCAACTACACGATGGTTTTCACCATCCCCGCCGTCATCACGCTCCTTTGTGCCGTCGTTTTCGCCGCACTGTTCCGAGAAGAACCGGCGCGAACGGCGTGACCTTTTCAGCCGCATCGGAGCGCGTATCAGCCACATCGGCACGAAATTGCGCCTATTGGAGGCGGACATTGACGCCTGTCGGCGACTCCAACACGGGCGGAATCTGTGCCCGTGATATCTTGCGTGACGGTGGCGGCGATGGCGCGCAAGTGCCCCTGCAAACTGTGCGGGCGATTTAATGCTGTGATTTAGTCGGAGGGCGGCTCTCCCGAGCCGCCGAAAATGGCGTGAAAAATCGTTACGGCTGCTGTCACAACTGCCATGCCACCTGCCGATGCTTACAAGGGGTCAGTCAGTCCATTGCCCGCTCGGCAAGCCACCGTCGCAAGTCCAACGCCCTTTTGCGGCGGGAAGGGGAGAGGGGCGGAACTAAAGGGCGCAAATCTGTCGCCGTTTCGTTGTGGGGTGCGCCACGAAAATCCCACGACGCAACGAGTTGGACGGTCACCTCCAAGCGCGGGTTAACTGCGTCCACGCGCTTGAGCAACTCCACCGCCACGACATTTTTGTCGTCCACACCCAACGCATCGCAAACCAAATCCTGCACAATTTTTAAGCCGTTATCCAAATCGCGCCGCTGCGGCGTTTTGAAAAAGAACTCCAACCGCAACCGCACAAAACAGTCAGATGCTTGCGGCGCTGTCAACTCGGCGTCAAACAGCGAAAGGGTAGGAGCCTCTGGTGCCGGCGGAGCAAACTTCCCTGCGGCTTTCAGACGCCGAAAGGCTTTTTGCAAGTGCGTTTTGTAGTGGCGCGCTTCACGGCTGAGCACCCAGCGTCCATCCCGCTCGGTGTATTGGTGATTGATGCTGGGCGGCAAGGGCAGAATGAACCGCCATTGCATGGTTGGCAGCCTCCTTGCGCGCGCCGTTATTCGGACGGTGCCCCTTTTCGTGCGCCACTGCCGGCAGGAACGAGCCTATCGCTCTGAAAGCGTCAGGCTCACTCTTGGGCGCTGTTGAAGAACTCGCCGAACAAACTGCGCGGCTGTTGGTGCGGTGGTGCTGTATCGCCATTGGGTTGTTGGCGAGGTGTAGCGGTATCACCGATGGCGACAGTGGGCTGGAAAAAGTATTTCGTTTCGCCCGCTGTGTTGATGCCCTTGAGCGGCTTGACACGAAAAATGATGGGGTAACCTTTCGTCACATTGCCCAGCGCCAACGCATGGTGGCGCTTGAGGCGCTTGACATACGAAAGCAGCGTCTGTTCATCGGTGAGCGCGCTTTTGGCGATGTGGCGCACATCGTCTTCAAAAGGCACATTGAGCAGCCAAAGGTTATCGGCTTGCCGCAACACAGATTCGTCCAATCCGCCGATCATGTTGGTGATGAAAAAGCAGGTCAAGCCGATGTGACGGGAACGGGTCACGATGGCGCTGATGGTGTTGCGGCTGATATAAAGGTGTGCCTCTTCAAAGAAGACGAACGGAAAACGGTGCGTCCCCAGCAAGATTTCCTCGTCACAGATTTCTCGGATGATTTCCAGCAGCGCCTGCACGAACCCAAACCGCGCTAAATAAGACAGGTCAGAAAGGTCAATGACCAACGCCCCACCGTCGCGGATTTTTTGATATTCGCGGCGGAAGTCAATGGCTTCGTTGGGGTGCGAGGCGAAGATGCCCGTGTTTTTGATGGCTTGCAAGCGGGTGCGGATAGCGTTGTTGACGACTTCGTTGGACACCAATTGCCCCTGCTCGGACAGTTCAATCAGGTGATCAAGGCTCAAAAAGTAGGGGCGACCCCGCTTGCGCTCCAGCGCATCGGCTTCCGCAAACAGTTGGTAGAGCCGATTTTCCAGTTGCACCGCCGACACTTCCGGTAAGCCATATTTCGTCATCAGCGTGATGAAAGGCTGGATGCCGAACTGGCGCAGACCCATCTTCAGGTTTTCGCCGACTTTCAGGTGCACGATGCCCCGCTTAAGCACCTTGCCCGTAAAAGGGTCAACAGAGTGGCGCGGCAATTGGATGTATTCGCGGTTGATGTCAAAGACGATGCAGGGCGCACCCCGTTCAATCAGTTCCACCAAGATCACTTTGGCAAGGTGTGACTTGCCTGATCCCTTGACGCCCGTGATGATGTTGATCTTCTCTGTGTGTCGCCCTTCCACGCGGAAAGGTTTGCCGCGTAAGGTGTAGCCCAACTCCAGCGGGTTACCCAATAACTCCACACATTGCTGAAACATCTCATCATCGGGCACGGGAAATACTTCCACATCACGGTGGGGAATCCAACCGTCCCACTGATCCCATCCGCCGTTGGGGAGCAAGGTGCGGCGGATTTTGGCAATGGCGACTTTTAGGTTGCGCTCTTCTGAAGGTTGCAACCCGTTATTGGACAAAAACCCGCCCCCGTTTGCCATCAACTCGCTTTGCCCCTTCAACGCTTCTGCCGCCCACTCATTGCCTGCCAACGCCAGTTTCAGCAACTCGCGAGTCATGGACGGGTAAGTGGCGGTGCGAAATTCCATGATTTGGACGATGAGCCCCCGGTTCGTGTCCTTTTCTCGCACGCACAGACTCTCACCCACCCGTAAATCTTCCTCGCGAGGGTCAAAGACGAGTTCCATGATGTCGCCTCGCACTTGGTAGACCTCAATGCTCATTGCCGGTCACCGTTCCGTTGCGGGTGCCCTCGTCCCCTACAACTCTTGGCGGGTTAAATAGTAGCACGCACCGATTTGCCTGCCAATAGGGTGGAAAAATGCTGAAGGGGGCAGGCTTAACAGTCGGCATGTGCAGCCTTATAATTGCCGTCGACCCTGCCGCCTTTCAGCACCGTGACAACTGAAGATTAGTCGTTGCCTTTATTTTAGGGCAAAATGCCATCATTTTCGCCCATCGCTTGCCGTCGACCCCCTCGCCCTTTCCTGCCAACCGAAAGTCGACGGCACCCATCGCCTCTTTTCTTTCCTTTTTCACCCCTCGCGCTATCATTTTAGTTTGGTTCCGACCCGACCTTGAGGGGATTGAAATGGCGCATAGGTCAGGGTCAGACAAGCAGCGTAATACGTTCCGACCCGACCTTGAGGGGATTGAAATTAGTCTTGCTCAACTTCCTGTCGACGATAGCTCTGGTTCCGACCCGACCTTGAGGGGATTGAAATTGTGGACGGAGAATGGCTCTGCCTCTACTTGCTGGGTTCCGACCCGACCTTGAGGGGATTGAAATTTTGATAAATCGCCAGATCGCTCGTGATAATGACCAGTTCCGACCCGACCTTGAGGGGATTGAAATGATATGAAGCGCTTCATTTTCGCCTGAGAGCCGCCCTCGTTCCGACCCGACCTTGAGGGGATTGAAATGAGTTCCATCGGGGAATACTCGCGAAACTCAGGCGTTCCGACCCGACCTTGAGGGGATTGAAATTCTGGCTGGCGGAGCAATTAGAGTTTCGGCTGAAACGCGTTCCGACCCGACCTTGAGGGGATTGAAATTCTTTCTGCGTTCCATCGTCATTCCCCCCTTAATGGCAGTTCCGACCCGACCTTGAGGGGATTGAAATTCTCATAGGCAAAATTGCCCATGCCAAATTCCCTCCGGTTCCGACCCGACCTTGAGGGGATTGAAATCATCGTCGTGGTGCCGTAAACAGGGACGGCGTGAGCGTTCCGACCCGACCTTGAGGGGATTGAAATACGGCGCGGGAGCGGAGGCAGGCGCGGCGCCGTTTTGTTCCGACCCGACCTTGAGGGGATTGAAATTCACGAAAGAAGGCGTTTGGGTGCATGAGGAGTGGGAGTTCCGACCCGACCTTGAGGGGATTGAAATTTTTCGGCGCGGCTTTTTTTGCCCCCGCCCCTTCCATGTTCCGACCCGACCTTGAGGGGATTGAAATTGTTCCCGAAGACATCCACGATTGGAAAGGCAGCAGCAGTTCCGACCCGACCTTGAGGGGATTGAAATGCGGGCATTGATCCCCGCTGGACGGGCGATTGAACGTTCCGACCCGACCTTGAGGGGATTGAAATGCACATGCGTCGGGTGGTGTGACGGCACATGGCGTTGTTCCGACCCGACCTTGAGGGGATTGAAATCAGAGAAGTTGCTGACTTACTCTTGTTGGTTTTGGCTGTTCCGACCCGACCTTGAGGGGATTGAAATCACAACGGGGGTTGAAGGCACAAGCGATTTGCCATAAGTTCCGACCCGACCTTGAGGGGATTGAAATGATGGCAACTTCAGTCAGCACTGGGTCGGAAACGATCGTTCCGACCCGACCTTGAGGGGATTGAAATGAGACAGAAAATCTTTCAAGCGATGGACAAAGTTATGTTCCGACCCGACCTTGAGGGGATTGAAATATTGACATATGTCAATTCGTCTTTTCGCTCCCATTGTTCCGACCCGACCTTGAGGGGATTGAAATTTGGCTTTCGGGTTGCTGTGGGCGTTGAAATGGAAAGTTCCGACCCGACCTTGAGGGGATTGAAATTGATGACAATTGATGTCGTAACGCCCGTTCCCCATATGTTCCGACCCGACCTTGAGGGGATTGAAATTTCAGCGGGACTTTTTCCAAAAGGTTTACCGCATCGTTCCGACCCGACCTTGAGGGGATTGAAATTACAGCACCGGCTGGTTAAAACCGATGGGCTGGCGCTGTTCCGACCCGACCTTGAGGGGATTGAAATTGCAGCCCCGCACGGTGCGCCAGCAAGAGATGCGCGTTCCGACCCGACCTTGAGGGGATTGAAATGGGTGTTGGCAGGGTTTTGTAACGCCAGCTGTAACAGTTCCGACCCGACCTTGAGGGGATTGAAATAGCACAAAATGTTGCCTGGCTGTGCGATGTAAGACCGTTCCGACCCGACCTTGAGGGGATTGAAATTAATGCGTTCGCGAAGCAAAACATAAACGAAAAACGGTTCCGACCCGACCTTGAGGGGATTGAAATTGACGGGTCATGTGTTCTGTGACGGGCATGGAGAGAGTTCCGACCCG from the bacterium HR17 genome contains:
- the yegT gene encoding Putative nucleoside transporter YegT: MAAERQQSGWDELRTAVQVMFSQPLLAVMMFLQYAIWGAWEPPLSGYLEKKLGFTGFGLALVYNALPLMNLLAPLTAGQIADRLLPAQVALGIFHLAGGVLLFVLSTQKALEPMVVFMLLFALCYAPTLALTNSIAFHHLRDPQRQFGPIRVWGTIGWIVAGWALSLLRRSFGSENWAVIDVFVLAGLFSILMGIVSFALPHTPPAREAQDPLAFREALVLLKDRNYLIFFVIAFVVATELRLYYMLTFPFLQTAGQVVGITSENLPAWMTIAQIAEIFTITFLLPYALPRWGVRNALLVGIVAWPIRYFIFALTWAHYQTTPWLVWVSVASLALHGFCYVFFFVVAFIYTDMVAPKDIRSSAQALINVAVLGLGLLIGGFFAGWLRDYFTAGGETNYTMVFTIPAVITLLCAVVFAALFREEPARTA